In Geobacter anodireducens, a genomic segment contains:
- a CDS encoding tRNA methyltransferase, protein MTGHQLFHIVLVEPEIPPNTGNIARLCGATGTVLHLVGKLGFSTDDRYLKRAGLDYWSEVDIRYWESLDQLRQAWPEARFFYTSKKAARCYVDAGFREGDFIVFGKETVGLPEDLLRANEEHCVRIPIFGKVRSLNLSTAAGIVLYEALRQTGRLADRAGENGE, encoded by the coding sequence ATGACTGGACACCAGCTTTTTCACATTGTGCTCGTGGAGCCGGAAATCCCACCCAACACCGGCAACATTGCCCGCCTTTGCGGGGCCACCGGCACTGTGCTCCATCTGGTCGGAAAACTCGGCTTTTCTACCGATGACCGGTACCTGAAGAGAGCCGGCCTCGACTACTGGAGCGAGGTGGACATCCGCTACTGGGAGAGCCTCGACCAACTGCGGCAGGCCTGGCCCGAGGCACGCTTCTTCTATACGAGCAAGAAGGCGGCGCGCTGTTACGTGGATGCCGGCTTTCGCGAGGGCGACTTCATCGTCTTCGGCAAGGAAACCGTGGGACTGCCCGAAGACCTGCTCCGGGCCAACGAGGAGCACTGCGTGAGGATACCGATCTTCGGCAAGGTGCGGAGCCTCAACCTCTCAACCGCCGCGGGGATCGTCCTGTACGAAGCCCTGCGCCAGACCGGACGCCTTGCCGACCGGGCGGGTGAAAACGGAGAGTGA